Proteins from a genomic interval of Bos mutus isolate GX-2022 chromosome 15, NWIPB_WYAK_1.1, whole genome shotgun sequence:
- the LOC102283837 gene encoding olfactory receptor 4C3D, protein MNLWIPPNNVTEFVLLGLTQNPHLQKILFVVLLLVFLFTVLANLLIVITISLSPTLSTPMYFFLMHLSFIDASFTSVTTPKMVIDLLYQKRTICWDGCLTQLFVGHLLGGSETIVLTVMAYDRYVAICKPLHYTAIMRQGLCQLLVVVTWTGGILHATVQILFTMDLTFCGPNVIDHFMCEFFSLLELSCSDTYRLGIVVAANTGGMCLLIFFMLLISYIVILSSLKSHGSEGRHKAFSTCGAHFTVVVLFFVPCIFTYLRPVATYPVDKLVTVFFAILCPMLNPIIYTVRNTEVKNAMRSLLKRRVT, encoded by the coding sequence ATGAATCTCTGGATACCTCCCAACAATGTGACTGAATTTGTTCTCTTGGGACTCACACAGAATCCACACTTGCAGAAAATACTCTTTGTTGTCCTTTTACTTGTTTTCCTATTCACGGTGCTGGCCAACCTGCTCATTGTCATCACTATCTCCCTCAGCCCCACACTTTCTACtcccatgtacttctttctcatGCACTTGTCCTTCATAGATGCCTCCTTCACATCCGTCACCACCCCCAAAATGGTCATTGACCTGCTGTACCAGAAGAGAACCATCTGTTGGGATGGTTGCCTGACCCAGCTCTTTGTGGGACACTTACTGGGAGGGTCAGAGACCATCGTCCTCACtgtcatggcctatgaccgctacgtggccatctgcaagcctctGCACTACACAGCCATCATGAGACAGGGGCTCTGCCAGCTCCTGGTGGTGGTGACCTGGACCGGGGGCATTCTGCATGCCACTGTGCAGATTCTTTTCACCATGGACTTGACCTTCTGTGGTCCCAACGTCATTGATCACTTCATGTGTGAGTTCTTCTCACTGTTGGAACTTTCCTGCAGCGACACCTACAGGCTTGGAATCGTGGTGGCAGCTAATACAGGGGGCATgtgcttgcttatttttttcatgCTGCTCATCTCCTATATAGTCATCCTGAGCTCCCTGAAATCCCATGGCTCTGAAGGACGACACAAAGCCTTCTCTACATGCGGTGCCCACTTTACAGTAGTGGTGCTCTTTTTTGTCCCTTGTATATTCACCTACCTGCGTCCTGTGGCCACTTATCCTGTGGACAAGTTGGTGACTGTGTTCTTTGCAATCCTCTGTCCCATGTTAAATCCTATCATTTACACAGTGAGAAACACAGAGGTGAAAAATGCCATGAGGAGTTTACTGAAGAGGAGAGTAACTTAG